A region of Argentina anserina chromosome 5, drPotAnse1.1, whole genome shotgun sequence DNA encodes the following proteins:
- the LOC126796474 gene encoding probable beta-D-xylosidase 2 isoform X2: MASATTMASLSLFLFILLQTTSSSKAAVQSPTSFACNPNDASTKNLPFCRVKLPIHVRVRDLIGRLTLQEKVKLLVNSAKAVPRLGIKDYEWWSEALHGVSNVGPGTKFGGEFPGATSFPQVITTAASFNASLWEAIGRVSKQDMEDTFDVPFRMCVKEGKVASVMCSYNQVNGVPTCADPNLLKKTVRAQWGLDGYIVSDCDSVGVFYDNQHYTSTPEEAAAAALKAGLDLDCGPFLGLHTEDAVKKGLLSEVDHIDLALANTLTVQMRLGMFDGSAHPYANLGPRDVCTPAHQQLALDAATQGIVLLKNRGTSLPLSTRRHRTVAVIGPNSDATVTMIGNYAGVACGYTTPLQGIGKYTRTVHQQGCGNVACNNDTLFGAAIDAARQADATILVMGLDQSIEAEFRDRIGLLLPGRQQELISRVASSSKGPTILVLMSGGPVDVTFAKNDPRIAGIVWAGYPGQAGGQAIADIVFGISNPGGKLPMTWYPDEYLKNLEMTDMGMRSRPSKGYPGRTYRFYKGPIVYPFGHGLGYTKFVQTVANAPTVVAIPLDGHHTETSTGAGNGTSTKPFIAEGKAIRVTHAKCNKLSLAVDVNVRNVGNRDGTQTLLVYSSPPATAGHWVPHKQLIAFEKVYVPARTQQRVQFNIHVCKHLSVVDRSGIRRIPMGRHDLHIGDHIVHSFSIQAASLGLGVIKS, encoded by the exons ATGGCTTCCGCCACCACCATGGCCTCACTCTCCCTTTTCCTCTTCATCCTTCTGCAAACAACTAGCAGCAGCAAAGCAGCCGTCCAGTCTCCGACGTCATTTGCTTGCAACCCGAACGACGCAAGCACCAAGAACTTGCCGTTTTGCCGCGTAAAGTTACCGATACATGTGAGAGTGAGGGACCTGATCGGAAGGCTGACGCTGCAAGAGAAGGTGAAGCTGCTGGTGAACAGTGCCAAGGCCGTGCCACGCCTTGGGATCAAAGACTATGAGTGGTGGTCGGAGGCACTTCATGGAGTCTCAAATGTGGGTCCTGGAACCAAGTTTGGCGGGGAGTTTCCGGGAGCAACCAGCTTTCCTCAGGTCATCACCACCGCTGCTTCCTTCAATGCTTCTCTGTGGGAAGCTATCGGACGG GTTAGCAAGCAAGACATGGAGGACACATTCGACGTTCCTTTCAGAATGTGCGTCAAAGAAGGTAAGGTGGCGAGTGTTATGTGCTCTTACAATCAGGTCAATGGTGTCCCAACCTGTGCAGATCCTAATCTCCTCAAGAAAACTGTACGTGCTCAATGGGGGCTTGATGG CTACATTGTCTCTGATTGCGACTCAGTGGGGGTTTTCTATGACAACCAACACTACACATCTACCCCAGAAGAAGCTGCTGCTGCCGCCCTCAAAGCAGGTCTGGATTTAGACTGTGGCCCATTCCTGGGGTTGCACACTGAAGATGCAGTGAAGAAGGGTTTGTTGAGTGAGGTTGATCATATCGATCTTGCATTGGCTAATACACTCACAGTCCAAATGAGACTGGGAATGTTTGATGGATCCGCTCACCCGTATGCTAATTTGGGTCCGAGGGATGTCTGCACCCCAGCTCACCAGCAACTTGCTCTTGATGCTGCCACCCAAGGCATTGTACTTCTCAAGAACCGTGGCACCTCACTGCCTTTATCCACCCGCCGCCACCGTACTGTAGCCGTCATTGGCCCCAACTCTGATGCTACTGTTACTATGATTGGCAATTACGCCG GTGTTGCTTGTGGGTACACAACACCTTTACAAGGAATAGGGAAATACACCAGGACAGTTCACCAGCAGGGTTGCGGCAATGTAGCGTGCAACAACGACACATTGTTTGGTGCAGCCATTGATGCAGCTCGTCAAGCCGATGCAACCATTTTAGTAATGGGCCTCGACCAGTCCATCGAGGCAGAATTCAGAGACCGAATCGGCCTACTTCTACCTGGACGACAACAAGAGCTCATATCTAGAGTTGCATCATCATCTAAAGGCCCAACCATTTTGGTCTTGATGTCTGGCGGTCCAGTTGATGTTACTTTTGCAAAGAATGACCCACGTATCGCCGGCATTGTGTGGGCAGGATACCCCGGACAAGCTGGTGGACAAGCCATTGCtgatattgtgtttggaataTCAAATCCAG GTGGAAAGCTGCCTATGACTTGGTACCCAGATGAGTATCTTAAAAATTTGGAAATGACAGACATGGGAATGAGGTCAAGGCCATCAAAAGGGTACCCTGGAAGAACTTACAGATTCTACAAAGGGCCAATCGTATATCCGTTTGGCCATGGATTAGGTTACACTAAATTTGTGCAAACCGTAGCAAACGCACCCACCGTAGTTGCAATCCCTCTTGATGGTCACCATACTGAGACTAGTACCGGTGCCGGTAATGGTACTAGTACTAAGCCATTCATAGCTGAGGGGAAGGCAATTCGCGTGACACATGCAAAATGCAACAAGCTTTCATTAGCTGTTGATGTGAATGTGAGAAATGTTGGGAACAGAGATGGCACTCAAACTTTGCTAGTCTACTCCAGCCCTCCGGCCACTGCCGGACACTGGGTGCCACACAAGCAATTGATTGCCTTTGAGAAAGTATATGTCCCGGCAAGGACTCAACAGCGAGTCCAATTCAACATTCATGTGTGCAAGCACCTAAGTGTGGTGGACAGGTCTGGGATTCGAAGAATTCCAATGGGGCGGCACGACCTTCACATTGGTGATCATATCGTCCACTCTTTCTCCATCCAAGCTGCTTCACTGGGATTAGGAGTCATCAAATCCTGA
- the LOC126796474 gene encoding probable beta-D-xylosidase 2 isoform X1: MASATTMASLSLFLFILLQTTSSSKAAVQSPTSFACNPNDASTKNLPFCRVKLPIHVRVRDLIGRLTLQEKVKLLVNSAKAVPRLGIKDYEWWSEALHGVSNVGPGTKFGGEFPGATSFPQVITTAASFNASLWEAIGRVVSDEARAMYNGGMGGLTYWSPNVNVLRDPRWGRGQETPGEDPVVVGAYAASYVRGLQGNGGGGHSLKVAACCKHFTAYDLDNWHGVDRFHFNARVSKQDMEDTFDVPFRMCVKEGKVASVMCSYNQVNGVPTCADPNLLKKTVRAQWGLDGYIVSDCDSVGVFYDNQHYTSTPEEAAAAALKAGLDLDCGPFLGLHTEDAVKKGLLSEVDHIDLALANTLTVQMRLGMFDGSAHPYANLGPRDVCTPAHQQLALDAATQGIVLLKNRGTSLPLSTRRHRTVAVIGPNSDATVTMIGNYAGVACGYTTPLQGIGKYTRTVHQQGCGNVACNNDTLFGAAIDAARQADATILVMGLDQSIEAEFRDRIGLLLPGRQQELISRVASSSKGPTILVLMSGGPVDVTFAKNDPRIAGIVWAGYPGQAGGQAIADIVFGISNPGGKLPMTWYPDEYLKNLEMTDMGMRSRPSKGYPGRTYRFYKGPIVYPFGHGLGYTKFVQTVANAPTVVAIPLDGHHTETSTGAGNGTSTKPFIAEGKAIRVTHAKCNKLSLAVDVNVRNVGNRDGTQTLLVYSSPPATAGHWVPHKQLIAFEKVYVPARTQQRVQFNIHVCKHLSVVDRSGIRRIPMGRHDLHIGDHIVHSFSIQAASLGLGVIKS; encoded by the exons ATGGCTTCCGCCACCACCATGGCCTCACTCTCCCTTTTCCTCTTCATCCTTCTGCAAACAACTAGCAGCAGCAAAGCAGCCGTCCAGTCTCCGACGTCATTTGCTTGCAACCCGAACGACGCAAGCACCAAGAACTTGCCGTTTTGCCGCGTAAAGTTACCGATACATGTGAGAGTGAGGGACCTGATCGGAAGGCTGACGCTGCAAGAGAAGGTGAAGCTGCTGGTGAACAGTGCCAAGGCCGTGCCACGCCTTGGGATCAAAGACTATGAGTGGTGGTCGGAGGCACTTCATGGAGTCTCAAATGTGGGTCCTGGAACCAAGTTTGGCGGGGAGTTTCCGGGAGCAACCAGCTTTCCTCAGGTCATCACCACCGCTGCTTCCTTCAATGCTTCTCTGTGGGAAGCTATCGGACGG GTTGTGTCAGACGAAGCAAGAGCCATGTATAATGGAGGTATGGGCGGCCTCACGTATTGGAGTCCAAATGTGAACGTACTCAGAGACCCGAGATGGGGCCGTGGGCAGGAAACTCCCGGTGAAGATCCGGTGGTTGTCGGAGCTTATGCTGCCAGCTACGTCAGGGGTTTACAGGGTAATGGCGGCGGAGGCCACTCGTTGAAGGTGGCTGCTTGCTGTAAACACTTCACGGCTTACGACCTTGATAATTGGCATGGAGTTGATCGGTTTCACTTCAACGCTAGG GTTAGCAAGCAAGACATGGAGGACACATTCGACGTTCCTTTCAGAATGTGCGTCAAAGAAGGTAAGGTGGCGAGTGTTATGTGCTCTTACAATCAGGTCAATGGTGTCCCAACCTGTGCAGATCCTAATCTCCTCAAGAAAACTGTACGTGCTCAATGGGGGCTTGATGG CTACATTGTCTCTGATTGCGACTCAGTGGGGGTTTTCTATGACAACCAACACTACACATCTACCCCAGAAGAAGCTGCTGCTGCCGCCCTCAAAGCAGGTCTGGATTTAGACTGTGGCCCATTCCTGGGGTTGCACACTGAAGATGCAGTGAAGAAGGGTTTGTTGAGTGAGGTTGATCATATCGATCTTGCATTGGCTAATACACTCACAGTCCAAATGAGACTGGGAATGTTTGATGGATCCGCTCACCCGTATGCTAATTTGGGTCCGAGGGATGTCTGCACCCCAGCTCACCAGCAACTTGCTCTTGATGCTGCCACCCAAGGCATTGTACTTCTCAAGAACCGTGGCACCTCACTGCCTTTATCCACCCGCCGCCACCGTACTGTAGCCGTCATTGGCCCCAACTCTGATGCTACTGTTACTATGATTGGCAATTACGCCG GTGTTGCTTGTGGGTACACAACACCTTTACAAGGAATAGGGAAATACACCAGGACAGTTCACCAGCAGGGTTGCGGCAATGTAGCGTGCAACAACGACACATTGTTTGGTGCAGCCATTGATGCAGCTCGTCAAGCCGATGCAACCATTTTAGTAATGGGCCTCGACCAGTCCATCGAGGCAGAATTCAGAGACCGAATCGGCCTACTTCTACCTGGACGACAACAAGAGCTCATATCTAGAGTTGCATCATCATCTAAAGGCCCAACCATTTTGGTCTTGATGTCTGGCGGTCCAGTTGATGTTACTTTTGCAAAGAATGACCCACGTATCGCCGGCATTGTGTGGGCAGGATACCCCGGACAAGCTGGTGGACAAGCCATTGCtgatattgtgtttggaataTCAAATCCAG GTGGAAAGCTGCCTATGACTTGGTACCCAGATGAGTATCTTAAAAATTTGGAAATGACAGACATGGGAATGAGGTCAAGGCCATCAAAAGGGTACCCTGGAAGAACTTACAGATTCTACAAAGGGCCAATCGTATATCCGTTTGGCCATGGATTAGGTTACACTAAATTTGTGCAAACCGTAGCAAACGCACCCACCGTAGTTGCAATCCCTCTTGATGGTCACCATACTGAGACTAGTACCGGTGCCGGTAATGGTACTAGTACTAAGCCATTCATAGCTGAGGGGAAGGCAATTCGCGTGACACATGCAAAATGCAACAAGCTTTCATTAGCTGTTGATGTGAATGTGAGAAATGTTGGGAACAGAGATGGCACTCAAACTTTGCTAGTCTACTCCAGCCCTCCGGCCACTGCCGGACACTGGGTGCCACACAAGCAATTGATTGCCTTTGAGAAAGTATATGTCCCGGCAAGGACTCAACAGCGAGTCCAATTCAACATTCATGTGTGCAAGCACCTAAGTGTGGTGGACAGGTCTGGGATTCGAAGAATTCCAATGGGGCGGCACGACCTTCACATTGGTGATCATATCGTCCACTCTTTCTCCATCCAAGCTGCTTCACTGGGATTAGGAGTCATCAAATCCTGA